TTCGGCGGTTTCGGTTTATGATTTTCTCAAGCGCTCCACTTTGGCTTATGTCACCCCTGAAGGCTTTGAAAAGTTAAAAGAAACCACGAAAACTTTAGCCGAGTACGAGGGTTTTCCCGCCCATAAATTAGCAATTCAACAGAGGGAAATTTTACTCTAAATACAGGGAATAGGAAACGGGGAATAACTCTGATTTATTATCCTGTCTCCTAGGGTGTATCTCATTTTTGTCAATCTACTAATTTGGTATTTTTCAGGGGAAACTTTCTCCTAAAATTGGACGTTACTTTTAGTTTTATCACTCAATCCAAGCTTTTGGGGGGTAGAACCCCCCAAACCCCCCGTTGGGGGCGTAGGGTTGATTCAAGGTAGGGTTGATTCAAGGTAGGGTTGATTCATGAATCAACCCTACCCCGTTGGGGGCGTGGTGCCGCCCCCAAACCCCGGAGCGCATTAGCTTTTCGGTGGGATGCTTACACGCGATTGTTCATATTTTTGTACTAATTTAAGAGTCACTGATAATTGCTGATTGTCGGTATTTCTGCAAATGTGGGATGCACCCCGTCTCCTATCTGGTACTATGATAAGAGCAGAGAATCAGGCAAGCATTTTATGAAAAAAGTAATTGTTATTTTAATTCTGGGTTTTCTGAGCGAACAAATATCAATAAAATCACCAATTTCTGGCAATCAAACCCTCAATAATTTAGCCGTAGCTAACAACAATAATCGTCCCACTCCCCAGAAAAAACCTAGTCCTTCTCCACAGTTTCGGTGCGATGGTAGAACTCACTGTTCCCAGATGATATCCTGTGCAGAAGCGACTTTTTTCTTGAGAAATTGCCCCAATGTCAAAATGGATGGAGACGGTGATGGAGTTCCCTGTGAAAGTCAATGGTGTGGAAAAAAATCCTCAGAAAAATGTTGGGAAAGTTTTCCAGATAACTAATTTTGTTTCCTCACCCCAATTCTCTCACTTAAAGAATCGGGGTAAAAACAATCAAGAAGCAGTAATCACGGGAGAATTAAGATATTGATAATTCCA
This Microcystis wesenbergii NRERC-220 DNA region includes the following protein-coding sequences:
- a CDS encoding excalibur calcium-binding domain-containing protein codes for the protein MKKVIVILILGFLSEQISIKSPISGNQTLNNLAVANNNNRPTPQKKPSPSPQFRCDGRTHCSQMISCAEATFFLRNCPNVKMDGDGDGVPCESQWCGKKSSEKCWESFPDN